Proteins found in one Mesorhizobium sp. CAU 1732 genomic segment:
- a CDS encoding NAD-dependent deacylase: MILSSIVILTGAGISKESGLDTFRDKNGIWAKVDHRELATPEGFEHDPARVHAFYNQRRRQLRDVQPNAAHHALARLEGAYKGALLLVTQNVDDLHESAGSRKLIHMHGELNAGLCGACGQRCRWKSDMSTHSQCPSCRTVGRMRPDIVWFGEMPYQMDRIYRALGQAELFIAIGTSGNVYPAAQFVEEAAHAGARTVEINLDASENTSHFDEVIRGPATQAVPDFVERLLGA; encoded by the coding sequence GTGATCCTCTCCTCCATCGTGATCCTTACCGGCGCCGGCATTTCGAAGGAATCCGGGCTTGATACGTTTCGCGACAAGAACGGCATCTGGGCGAAGGTGGACCATCGTGAACTGGCGACGCCCGAAGGCTTCGAACATGATCCGGCTAGGGTACACGCCTTCTACAACCAGCGCCGCCGTCAGCTACGGGACGTCCAGCCGAATGCGGCACACCATGCGCTCGCAAGGCTCGAAGGGGCGTATAAAGGTGCGCTTCTTCTGGTGACGCAGAATGTCGATGACCTGCACGAAAGTGCGGGTTCGCGCAAACTGATCCACATGCATGGCGAACTCAATGCCGGGCTTTGCGGCGCATGCGGGCAACGCTGCCGCTGGAAGAGCGACATGTCGACCCACTCGCAATGTCCGTCATGCCGCACTGTCGGCCGCATGCGCCCGGACATCGTGTGGTTTGGCGAAATGCCATATCAGATGGACCGCATCTATCGCGCGCTGGGTCAGGCCGAATTGTTCATCGCCATCGGAACGTCGGGAAACGTCTATCCTGCCGCGCAATTCGTCGAAGAGGCCGCGCATGCGGGGGCGCGTACGGTCGAGATCAACCTGGATGCTTCGGAAAACACCTCGCATTTCGACGAGGTGATCCGAGGGCCGGCGACACAAGCGGTGCCAGACTTTGTCGAGCGCCTGCTTGGCGCGTGA
- the tldD gene encoding metalloprotease TldD — protein MTQRLIEQFDISEEAVRRIVADTIDGADDGELFVEYREGEALVFDNGRLKTASFSTDRGFGLRAVAGEASGYAHASDLSEAALLRAKDAVSAVKQGYSGTLAAGPTGTNRKLYGDENPIAEPGFEAKAALLQEIDGWLRDKDPRVRQVTASLAASWQQVEILRADGHLARDVRPLVRFNVSVIVGDGDRQESGSYGMGGRKAFGEFLAEGSWRHAAEEALRQALVNLDAIPAPAGTFDIVLSSGWPGVMLHEAVGHGLEGDFNRKKTSAFAGLMGQQVAAKGVTVVDDGTIAERRGSLTIDDEGTATNRTVLIEDGKLVGYMQDRQNARLMGMAPTGNGRRESYAHTPMPRMTNTYMTAGEHTPEEIIASVKNGIYAVSFGGGQVDITSGKFVFGCTEAYMIEDGKVTQPIKGAMLIGNGPDAMHRVSMVGNDMKLDTGIGMCGKAGQGVPVGVGQPHLRMNQMTVGGTRT, from the coding sequence GTGACCCAGCGCCTTATCGAACAGTTCGACATTTCCGAAGAGGCCGTGCGCAGGATCGTCGCCGATACGATCGATGGCGCGGACGATGGCGAACTCTTCGTCGAGTATCGCGAAGGCGAAGCCCTCGTCTTCGACAATGGCCGGCTGAAGACGGCGAGTTTCAGCACGGATCGTGGTTTCGGTTTGCGGGCGGTGGCCGGCGAGGCATCCGGCTATGCGCATGCCAGCGACCTCTCCGAGGCAGCGCTGTTGCGCGCCAAAGATGCCGTCTCGGCTGTGAAGCAGGGTTATTCCGGCACGCTTGCAGCCGGCCCGACGGGTACGAATCGCAAGCTTTACGGTGACGAAAACCCGATCGCAGAGCCGGGCTTCGAGGCGAAGGCAGCACTTTTGCAGGAGATCGACGGATGGCTGCGTGACAAGGATCCGCGCGTCCGGCAGGTCACCGCTTCTCTGGCAGCGTCCTGGCAGCAGGTCGAAATCCTGCGTGCCGACGGCCACCTCGCGCGCGATGTTCGCCCCCTCGTCCGCTTCAACGTCTCGGTCATCGTCGGCGACGGAGACCGGCAGGAGAGCGGCTCCTACGGCATGGGCGGACGCAAGGCGTTCGGGGAATTCCTGGCCGAGGGGTCATGGCGGCACGCGGCAGAGGAAGCGTTGCGCCAGGCGCTGGTCAACCTCGATGCCATCCCCGCCCCCGCCGGCACGTTCGACATCGTCCTATCGTCCGGCTGGCCCGGTGTGATGCTGCACGAAGCGGTCGGCCACGGCCTTGAAGGCGATTTCAACCGCAAGAAGACATCCGCCTTCGCCGGTCTGATGGGCCAACAGGTGGCCGCCAAGGGCGTCACGGTCGTCGATGACGGCACGATCGCCGAACGCCGTGGCTCCCTGACGATCGACGACGAGGGCACGGCGACGAATCGCACGGTGCTCATCGAGGACGGCAAGCTCGTTGGATACATGCAGGACCGCCAGAACGCCCGCCTGATGGGTATGGCGCCCACGGGCAACGGCCGGCGCGAATCCTATGCACACACGCCGATGCCGCGCATGACCAACACCTACATGACCGCCGGCGAACACACGCCCGAGGAGATCATCGCCTCCGTCAAGAACGGCATCTACGCCGTTTCTTTCGGCGGCGGCCAGGTGGACATCACGTCGGGCAAGTTCGTGTTCGGCTGCACGGAAGCCTACATGATCGAGGACGGCAAGGTGACCCAGCCGATCAAGGGCGCCATGCTGATCGGCAACGGACCGGATGCCATGCACCGCGTCTCGATGGTCGGCAACGACATGAAGCTCGACACCGGAATCGGCATGTGCGGCAAGGCCGGACAGGGCGTGCCGGTCGGCGTCGGCCAGCCGCATCTGCGCATGAACCAGATGACGGTCGGCGGGACACGGACGTGA
- a CDS encoding invasion associated locus B family protein, with protein MAFALPAAAQQQQPGSVRSTHGAWSVICDTPGGATTEQCALMQNVVAEDRPEVGLSVVVLRTADDRAEILRVLAPLGVLLPNGLGLNVDGKDIGRAYFVRCFQDGCYAEVILEEPLLETLRTGDAATFIVFQTPEEGIGIPVELDGFAAGFDALP; from the coding sequence ATGGCCTTCGCCCTTCCCGCCGCTGCGCAACAGCAGCAACCGGGCTCGGTGCGCTCGACGCACGGCGCATGGTCCGTCATTTGCGACACGCCCGGCGGCGCGACCACCGAGCAGTGCGCGCTGATGCAGAATGTCGTCGCCGAAGATCGACCGGAAGTCGGACTGTCCGTCGTGGTGCTGCGCACTGCCGACGATCGCGCCGAAATCCTGCGTGTGCTCGCCCCGCTCGGCGTGTTGCTGCCGAACGGCCTTGGCCTCAACGTCGACGGCAAGGATATTGGCCGCGCCTATTTCGTGCGCTGTTTCCAGGATGGCTGCTACGCGGAGGTCATCCTCGAGGAGCCTCTTCTCGAGACCTTGCGCACGGGCGATGCCGCGACCTTCATCGTCTTCCAGACACCGGAAGAAGGCATCGGCATACCGGTCGAGCTCGACGGGTTTGCCGCGGGCTTCGACGCACTCCCGTAA
- the coxB gene encoding cytochrome c oxidase subunit II: MKKFLVGLGAVSLVLAASGVFAAQPTPWQTDFQPAATAMMEEIRWFERYTLWFIVPITLLVMALLGYCIIKFRASANPVPSRTSHNTLIEVIWTVGPVIVLLFIAVPSFQLLTAQYNPPEDPTMTIKATGYQWNWEYEYQDEEPLTFASFMLKEDERAAAGKEDMAAYPRLLAVDNEVVVPVNTTVRVLVTAADVLHAFAMPAFGVKVDAVPGRLNEIWFNAEKEGLYYGQCSELCGKDHAFMPIAVRVVAQDQYDSWRSEAQANLGEANRSLVAAIENDNTNVADAGN, encoded by the coding sequence ATGAAGAAGTTCCTTGTGGGCCTGGGCGCCGTTTCGCTGGTACTTGCCGCTTCGGGCGTCTTCGCTGCGCAGCCGACGCCGTGGCAGACGGACTTCCAGCCTGCGGCTACCGCAATGATGGAAGAGATTCGCTGGTTCGAGCGCTACACCTTGTGGTTCATCGTTCCGATCACCCTTCTTGTGATGGCCCTTCTCGGCTATTGCATCATCAAGTTCCGCGCGAGCGCCAATCCGGTTCCCTCGCGCACCAGCCACAACACGCTGATCGAGGTGATCTGGACCGTCGGTCCCGTGATCGTTCTGCTGTTCATCGCCGTTCCGTCGTTCCAGCTTCTCACCGCGCAGTACAATCCGCCGGAAGACCCGACGATGACGATCAAGGCGACCGGCTACCAGTGGAACTGGGAATACGAGTATCAGGACGAAGAGCCGCTGACCTTCGCATCCTTCATGCTGAAGGAAGACGAGCGCGCGGCTGCCGGCAAGGAAGACATGGCGGCCTATCCGCGTCTTCTCGCGGTCGACAACGAGGTGGTTGTCCCTGTCAATACGACGGTTCGGGTGCTGGTGACGGCTGCCGACGTTCTGCACGCCTTCGCGATGCCGGCCTTCGGAGTCAAGGTCGATGCCGTTCCCGGTCGGTTGAACGAGATCTGGTTCAATGCGGAGAAGGAAGGCCTCTATTACGGCCAGTGTTCCGAGCTTTGCGGCAAGGACCATGCCTTCATGCCGATCGCGGTGCGTGTGGTGGCCCAGGATCAGTATGATTCCTGGCGCTCGGAAGCGCAGGCGAACCTCGGCGAGGCGAACCGGTCGCTGGTCGCCGCGATCGAGAACGACAACACGAATGTAGCGGACGCCGGCAACTAA